CAGGCGCACGACGTCGTCGTGGCAGGAGCCCGGCCTGGCCGTGTCGAGTTGCCCTGCGAGCAGCCGGGACGGTCTCAGACGGAGCCGCCTGCTCAGCCGGCCCGCCCGCTCGGCCGACCCGCCGCTCAGACGGAGCCGCCTGCCTTGCCGCCGGAGCCCCAGCCGCCACGGTGTCGTCGCCGCAGATAGCGCTCGAACTCGGCGGCGATGGCGTCGCCGTTGGCCTCGGTGAGGGTGATCTCGTCCCCGCGCTCTTCGAGGGCGCGTACGTAGTTGGCGACGTCCTCGTCCTCGTCGGCCATCTCCGAGACGGTCTGCTCCCATTCCTCGGTCTGCTCGGGGAGGCTGCCGACCGGAACCTCGATGTCGAGGACGTCCTCTACGCGGCGAAGCAGGGCCAGTGTCGTCTTGGGCGCGGGTGCCTGCGAGACGTAGTGCGGCACCGCGGCCCAGAAGGAGACGGCGGGAATGCCTGCCTGCACGCAGTAGTCGTGGAACACCGCAAGGATGCCCGAAGCGCCTTCGTATCGAGAGCGTTCGAGGTTGAAACGCGTCGCGGCCTCGCTGTCATAGGCGCTGCCGGTGATCGGCACCGGCCGGGTGTGCGC
The Actinoalloteichus fjordicus DNA segment above includes these coding regions:
- a CDS encoding PAC2 family protein, which produces MTDPELSADEAEATPPTLTDPVLVAAFEGWNDAGDAASTAIEHLQLAWDATPLFELDPDDYYDFTVTRPTIHLVDGVTRRVEWPTTRMTVCRPPGAARDVVLLHGIEPNMRWRSFCARLVQEIEKLGVTTVITLGSLLADTAHTRPVPITGSAYDSEAATRFNLERSRYEGASGILAVFHDYCVQAGIPAVSFWAAVPHYVSQAPAPKTTLALLRRVEDVLDIEVPVGSLPEQTEEWEQTVSEMADEDEDVANYVRALEERGDEITLTEANGDAIAAEFERYLRRRHRGGWGSGGKAGGSV